From the genome of Cellvibrio japonicus Ueda107, one region includes:
- the ccmE gene encoding cytochrome c maturation protein CcmE, giving the protein MHPQRKQRLMIVLFIVVFSSLAVGLIAYALRENINLFYPPSKIAAGDVPHNTRIRAGGCVKPGSVVRSQENLDVRFVITDGNADVVVSYTGILPDLFAEGEAAVINGIVTEAGDIQASEVLAKHDETYMPPEVAEAMKGKGQHQATCGGLNYGA; this is encoded by the coding sequence ATGCATCCCCAACGTAAACAACGGTTGATGATCGTGCTTTTTATTGTGGTGTTTTCTTCATTGGCAGTAGGTCTGATTGCCTATGCACTGCGGGAAAATATCAACCTCTTTTATCCGCCGAGCAAAATTGCTGCCGGGGATGTCCCCCATAACACCCGCATACGCGCAGGTGGCTGCGTCAAGCCGGGCAGTGTGGTGCGCTCCCAGGAAAATCTGGATGTGCGCTTTGTGATTACGGATGGTAATGCCGATGTTGTAGTGTCCTACACAGGAATCCTTCCGGATTTATTTGCCGAAGGCGAAGCGGCTGTTATTAATGGCATAGTGACAGAGGCCGGTGATATCCAGGCTAGCGAAGTGCTGGCCAAACACGATGAAACCTACATGCCGCCAGAAGTTGCTGAAGCGATGAAAGGCAAAGGCCAGCACCAGGCAACTTGCGGAGGATTAAACTATGGTGCCTGA
- the ccmD gene encoding heme exporter protein CcmD, with translation MQFQFSDLVDFVAMNGHGPFVWAAYAITLVALAVLIVVPLVQQRRFVRAHRLQQKREQQERNQY, from the coding sequence ATGCAATTCCAATTTTCTGATCTTGTCGATTTTGTGGCTATGAATGGGCACGGGCCTTTTGTCTGGGCGGCCTATGCAATTACCCTGGTGGCGCTGGCGGTATTGATTGTCGTGCCTTTGGTGCAACAGCGCCGCTTCGTCCGTGCGCATCGCTTGCAGCAAAAGCGCGAGCAACAAGAGCGCAACCAATACTAA
- a CDS encoding heme ABC transporter permease, whose translation MAWQWFHRLGSPRWFYEKTTPWLPWLSLVSLVLLLGGGIWGLAFSPADFKQGNSYRIIYIHVPAAFLALAGYYIMAIAGAIGLIWKMKLSFMVMKSAAPLGAVLTFVALVTGSIWGKPTWGTWWEWDARITSMLILFFLYLGIIALQQAYQHRDSADKASAVLALVGTVNIPIIYKSVDWWYTLHQPASIKFTGKSTIDPSMLYPLLTMVIGFYVFYALALLLYTRLEILRRESRTQWVADLVNANAQQSPGGE comes from the coding sequence ATGGCTTGGCAATGGTTTCACCGCTTGGGATCACCCCGTTGGTTCTATGAAAAAACAACTCCCTGGCTGCCCTGGCTGAGTCTTGTCAGTCTGGTCTTGTTACTGGGTGGCGGTATTTGGGGGTTGGCCTTTTCCCCGGCAGACTTCAAACAGGGTAATAGTTATCGCATTATCTATATCCATGTGCCTGCCGCTTTCCTGGCCTTGGCGGGCTATTACATCATGGCGATTGCCGGTGCCATTGGCCTGATTTGGAAGATGAAACTGTCATTCATGGTGATGAAGTCGGCAGCCCCCCTCGGCGCGGTACTGACTTTTGTCGCTTTGGTGACCGGGTCCATTTGGGGCAAGCCGACCTGGGGAACCTGGTGGGAGTGGGATGCCCGTATCACGTCCATGTTGATTCTGTTTTTCCTGTACCTGGGCATCATTGCGTTACAGCAAGCCTACCAGCATCGCGATAGTGCCGATAAAGCCAGTGCAGTTCTGGCATTAGTGGGCACTGTGAATATTCCGATCATCTACAAGTCGGTCGATTGGTGGTACACCCTGCATCAGCCTGCCAGTATTAAATTTACCGGTAAGTCCACCATAGATCCCTCCATGTTGTATCCCTTATTGACCATGGTAATTGGCTTCTATGTGTTTTATGCACTGGCGCTACTGCTGTATACCCGCCTGGAAATCCTGCGCCGTGAAAGTCGCACCCAATGGGTGGCCGACCTTGTCAATGCCAACGCCCAACAGTCACCTGGCGGGGAGTAA